The following proteins are co-located in the Solanum pennellii chromosome 1, SPENNV200 genome:
- the LOC107026089 gene encoding agamous-like MADS-box protein AGL62 — translation MARRVSKGRQRVEMVKMKNASNLQVTFSKRRAGLFKKASELCILCGAEIVIVIFSPGDKVFSFGHPSVGTLVDRFLGRDLPPPNNDVHNQLIVAHREAGIRELNMKLMNLEGVLQMEKKYGESLREIRRRANDQWWESPIEKLNLFQLQHLKEALESLVQKVEKVAQQQQMVNNYAFPFQKLGSAWTPPNCARESSSYGPNVGAPFANRAIRSTSSIVPNH, via the coding sequence ATGGCAAGAAGGGTTAGCAAGGGTCGTCAAAGGGTTGAAATGGTGAAAATGAAGAATGCAAGTAACTTACAAGTTACGTTTTCTAAGCGTCGTGCTGGTTTGTTTAAAAAAGCCAGTGAACTTTGTATTCTATGTGGTGCTGAAATTGTCATAGTGATATTTTCCCCCGGAGATAAAGTTTTCTCCTTTGGTCACCCTAGTGTGGGAACATTGGTGGATAGGTTCCTTGGGAGGGACCTCCCTCCACCAAATAACGATGTCCACAATCAACTTATTGTGGCTCATCGAGAAGCTGGTATTCGTGAGCTCAATATGAAGCTCATGAACCTCGAGGGGGTTCTccaaatggagaaaaaatacgGAGAATCCCTACGAGAAATTAGGAGGAGAGCTAATGATCAATGGTGGGAATCTCCTATAGAAAAACTTAACTTATTCCAACTTCAACACTTGAAGGAGGCATTGGAAAGTCTAGTGCAAAAGGTTGAAAAAGTggcacaacaacaacaaatggTGAATAATTATGCATTCCCATTTCAAAAACTTGGAAGTGCTTGGACTCCTCCTAATTGTGCTAGGGAAAGTTCTTCATATGGACCCAATGTTGGTGCACCCTTTGCTAATAGGGCTATTAGATCTACTTCTTCCATAGTTCCCAATCACTAG